One genomic segment of Scylla paramamosain isolate STU-SP2022 chromosome 9, ASM3559412v1, whole genome shotgun sequence includes these proteins:
- the LOC135103664 gene encoding annulin-like isoform X2, whose protein sequence is MGNACSSCKDCGCFSWMYPKKSNLPAKPEPVDRPKPVTPVLSEVEGILAVKEWGLQVKENGAAHHTDQFHAMKAEKPRLVVRRGQAFSLVLHTSQAYREDAHKISLVFSVKDAKNPNFGNKTLVGVCVGLEPVDGWSASVVSCTDSQLTLTVTTSPQAVIGEWQVEADVKSAGQTHSYQCPEPIYLLFNAWCEEDPVYLEKEAERQEYVVSDFGLIWRGTAKRLRPCPWLFGQYEKDVLECVLLVLENVCKMTSAHRSDPVKISRALSAGINSPDDAGVLVGKWGDDFSGGVPPTKWGGSQRILQQFYETKKPVKYGQCWVFSGVMTAACRALGLPCRSVTNFSSAHDTHGSLTIDYFFDDESEAIERLNSDSVWNFHVWNEVWMTRPDLDGDYDGWQAVDATPQEQSDGQYRCGPAPLKAIKAGHINKPFDIPFIFAEVNADKLYWKYRGPCQPMKLLGCNLDCIGQFLSTKAVGRYGREDVTHLYKYEEASKEERDVMKKALRLCENTFARYYLNEEFEEVEFDFKMNDDIMIGQPFTSSVEVHNKGEKEHKVEMVLRADTVLYTGATKHHVKSQRQKLTIKPYSKETVTLEVSFDEYYKKLTYHCAFNLACLAKVEENDFEYYAQDDFRCRKPDIKIEYEGDMRLGKECVCHAYFTNPLPLPLNRCWFLVQGAGLTEVEYVRLNKTVPVGGEARCQFTVKPTTAGERTLCVMFDSKELEDVDGMLTVTVNEANTTPEVVVSETEDEVAETTLTETTPLEKPAEA, encoded by the exons GCATTCTGGCAGTGAAGGAGTGGGGCCTGCAGGTGAAGGAGAATGGCGCGGCGCATCACACGGACCAGTTCCACGCCATGAAGGCCGAGAAGCCCCGCCTAGTGGTGAGGCGCGGCCAGGCCTTCTCCCTCGTGCTCCACACCAGCCAGGCCTACAGGGAGGACGCCCACAAGATCTCCCTTGTGTTCTCCGTGAAGG ACGCCAAGAATCCAAACTTCGGCAACAAAACCCTGGTCGGCGTGTGCGTGGGACTGGAGCCTGTAGATGGGTGGTCGGCCAGCGTGGTCAGCTGCACAGACTCCCAGCTCACGCTGACG GTAACCACATCCCCTCAAGCTGTCATCGGAGAGTGGCAGGTAGAGGCTGATGTGAAGAGTGCAGGGCAGACTCACTCCTACCAGTGCCCAGAGCCCATCTACCTGCTCTTCAACGCGTGGTGCGAAG AGGACCCCGTGTACCTGGAGAAGGAGGCGGAACGGCAGGAGTACGTGGTGAGTGACTTCGGGCTCATCTGGCGAGGCACCGCTAAGAGGCTGCGGCCCTGCCCTTGGCTCTTCGGACAGTACGAGAAGGACGTGCTGGAGTGTGTACTGTTGGTGCTGGAGAATGTATGCAAGATGACCTCCGCTCACAGGAGTGACCCCGTCAAGATCTCCCGCGCCCTGTCTGCTGGG ATTAATTCCCCAGACGACGCCGGTGTGCTGGTGGGCAAGTGGGGCGATGATTTCAGCGGAGGCGTGCCACCAACCAAGTGGGGCGGATCGCAGCGCATCCTCCAGCAGTTCTACGAGACCAAGAAGCCCGTCAAGTATGGGCAGTGCTGGGTGTTCTCTGGCGTGATGACCGCAGCGTGCCGCGCCCTAGGCCTCCCCTGCCGCTCCGTCACCAACTTCTCCTCGGCGCACGACACCCACGGCTCCCTCACCATCGACTACTTCTTCGACGACGAGAGCGAGGCCATCGAGCGACTAAACAGCGACTCCGTGTGGAACTTTCACGTGTGGAACGAGGTGTGGATGACCCGTCCGGACCTTGATGGAGACTACGACGGGTGGCAGGCGGTGGACGCGACGCCGCAGGAGCAGAGTGACGGCCAATACCGCTGCGGGCCCGCCCCCCTTAAGGCCATCAAGGCGGGACACATCAATAAGCCCTTCGACATTCCCTTCATCTTCGCGGAGGTCAACGCCGACAAGCTTTACTGGAAGTACCGAGGACCCTGCCAGCCCATGAAGCTGCTCGGCTGCAACCTGGACTG CATCGGACAGTTCCTGAGCACGAAGGCGGTGGGGCGGTATGGCCGCGAGGACGTCACTCATCTCTACAAGTACGAAGAAG CGTCcaaggaagagagggacgtGATGAAGAAGGCGCTGCGGCTCTGCGAGAATACCTTCGCCCGCTACTACCTGAACGAGGAGTTTGAGGAGGTGGAGTTCGACTTCAAGATGAATGACGACATCATGATTGGCCAGCCCTTCAC GTCGTCGGTGGAGGTGCACAACAAGGGGGAGAAGGAGCACAAGGTGGAGATGGTGCTGCGGGCAGACACCGTGCTGTACACTGGCGCCACCAAGCACCACGTCAAGTCACAACGCCAGAAGCTCACCATCAAACCCTACTCca aggAGACAGTGACGCTGGAGGTGAGCTTCGACGAGTACTACAAGAAGCTGACCTACCACTGTGCCTTCAACCTGGCGTGTCTGGCCAAGGTGGAAGAAAACGACTTCGAGTACTACGCTCAGGATGATTTCCGATGCAGAAAACCAGACATCAAGATTGAG TACGAGGGCGACATGAGGTTGGGCAAGGAGTGTGTGTGCCACGCCTACTTCACCAACCCGCTGCCGCTGCCCCTCAACCGCTGCTGGTTCCTCGTCCAGGGTGCGGGGCTCACCGAGGTGGAGTACGTCAGGCTCAATAA GACGGTGCCGGTGGGCGGTGAGGCGCGGTGCCAGTTCACAGTGAAGCCCACCACAGCGGGGGAAAGGACGTTGTGTGTGATGTTCGACTCCAAAGAGCTGGAAGACGTGGACGGCATGCTGACGGTGACGGTGAACGAGGCGAACACCACCCCGGAGGTCGTAGTTAGCGAGACTG AAGACGAGGTGGCTGAGACGACCCTGACGGAAACCACGCCCCTTGAGAAGCCTGCAGAAGCTTAG
- the LOC135103664 gene encoding annulin-like isoform X1, with the protein MGNACSSCKDCGCFSWMYPKKSNLPAKPEPVDRPKPVTPVLSEVEVVGEHGILAVKEWGLQVKENGAAHHTDQFHAMKAEKPRLVVRRGQAFSLVLHTSQAYREDAHKISLVFSVKDAKNPNFGNKTLVGVCVGLEPVDGWSASVVSCTDSQLTLTVTTSPQAVIGEWQVEADVKSAGQTHSYQCPEPIYLLFNAWCEEDPVYLEKEAERQEYVVSDFGLIWRGTAKRLRPCPWLFGQYEKDVLECVLLVLENVCKMTSAHRSDPVKISRALSAGINSPDDAGVLVGKWGDDFSGGVPPTKWGGSQRILQQFYETKKPVKYGQCWVFSGVMTAACRALGLPCRSVTNFSSAHDTHGSLTIDYFFDDESEAIERLNSDSVWNFHVWNEVWMTRPDLDGDYDGWQAVDATPQEQSDGQYRCGPAPLKAIKAGHINKPFDIPFIFAEVNADKLYWKYRGPCQPMKLLGCNLDCIGQFLSTKAVGRYGREDVTHLYKYEEASKEERDVMKKALRLCENTFARYYLNEEFEEVEFDFKMNDDIMIGQPFTSSVEVHNKGEKEHKVEMVLRADTVLYTGATKHHVKSQRQKLTIKPYSKETVTLEVSFDEYYKKLTYHCAFNLACLAKVEENDFEYYAQDDFRCRKPDIKIEYEGDMRLGKECVCHAYFTNPLPLPLNRCWFLVQGAGLTEVEYVRLNKTVPVGGEARCQFTVKPTTAGERTLCVMFDSKELEDVDGMLTVTVNEANTTPEVVVSETEDEVAETTLTETTPLEKPAEA; encoded by the exons TGGTGGGAGAACATG GCATTCTGGCAGTGAAGGAGTGGGGCCTGCAGGTGAAGGAGAATGGCGCGGCGCATCACACGGACCAGTTCCACGCCATGAAGGCCGAGAAGCCCCGCCTAGTGGTGAGGCGCGGCCAGGCCTTCTCCCTCGTGCTCCACACCAGCCAGGCCTACAGGGAGGACGCCCACAAGATCTCCCTTGTGTTCTCCGTGAAGG ACGCCAAGAATCCAAACTTCGGCAACAAAACCCTGGTCGGCGTGTGCGTGGGACTGGAGCCTGTAGATGGGTGGTCGGCCAGCGTGGTCAGCTGCACAGACTCCCAGCTCACGCTGACG GTAACCACATCCCCTCAAGCTGTCATCGGAGAGTGGCAGGTAGAGGCTGATGTGAAGAGTGCAGGGCAGACTCACTCCTACCAGTGCCCAGAGCCCATCTACCTGCTCTTCAACGCGTGGTGCGAAG AGGACCCCGTGTACCTGGAGAAGGAGGCGGAACGGCAGGAGTACGTGGTGAGTGACTTCGGGCTCATCTGGCGAGGCACCGCTAAGAGGCTGCGGCCCTGCCCTTGGCTCTTCGGACAGTACGAGAAGGACGTGCTGGAGTGTGTACTGTTGGTGCTGGAGAATGTATGCAAGATGACCTCCGCTCACAGGAGTGACCCCGTCAAGATCTCCCGCGCCCTGTCTGCTGGG ATTAATTCCCCAGACGACGCCGGTGTGCTGGTGGGCAAGTGGGGCGATGATTTCAGCGGAGGCGTGCCACCAACCAAGTGGGGCGGATCGCAGCGCATCCTCCAGCAGTTCTACGAGACCAAGAAGCCCGTCAAGTATGGGCAGTGCTGGGTGTTCTCTGGCGTGATGACCGCAGCGTGCCGCGCCCTAGGCCTCCCCTGCCGCTCCGTCACCAACTTCTCCTCGGCGCACGACACCCACGGCTCCCTCACCATCGACTACTTCTTCGACGACGAGAGCGAGGCCATCGAGCGACTAAACAGCGACTCCGTGTGGAACTTTCACGTGTGGAACGAGGTGTGGATGACCCGTCCGGACCTTGATGGAGACTACGACGGGTGGCAGGCGGTGGACGCGACGCCGCAGGAGCAGAGTGACGGCCAATACCGCTGCGGGCCCGCCCCCCTTAAGGCCATCAAGGCGGGACACATCAATAAGCCCTTCGACATTCCCTTCATCTTCGCGGAGGTCAACGCCGACAAGCTTTACTGGAAGTACCGAGGACCCTGCCAGCCCATGAAGCTGCTCGGCTGCAACCTGGACTG CATCGGACAGTTCCTGAGCACGAAGGCGGTGGGGCGGTATGGCCGCGAGGACGTCACTCATCTCTACAAGTACGAAGAAG CGTCcaaggaagagagggacgtGATGAAGAAGGCGCTGCGGCTCTGCGAGAATACCTTCGCCCGCTACTACCTGAACGAGGAGTTTGAGGAGGTGGAGTTCGACTTCAAGATGAATGACGACATCATGATTGGCCAGCCCTTCAC GTCGTCGGTGGAGGTGCACAACAAGGGGGAGAAGGAGCACAAGGTGGAGATGGTGCTGCGGGCAGACACCGTGCTGTACACTGGCGCCACCAAGCACCACGTCAAGTCACAACGCCAGAAGCTCACCATCAAACCCTACTCca aggAGACAGTGACGCTGGAGGTGAGCTTCGACGAGTACTACAAGAAGCTGACCTACCACTGTGCCTTCAACCTGGCGTGTCTGGCCAAGGTGGAAGAAAACGACTTCGAGTACTACGCTCAGGATGATTTCCGATGCAGAAAACCAGACATCAAGATTGAG TACGAGGGCGACATGAGGTTGGGCAAGGAGTGTGTGTGCCACGCCTACTTCACCAACCCGCTGCCGCTGCCCCTCAACCGCTGCTGGTTCCTCGTCCAGGGTGCGGGGCTCACCGAGGTGGAGTACGTCAGGCTCAATAA GACGGTGCCGGTGGGCGGTGAGGCGCGGTGCCAGTTCACAGTGAAGCCCACCACAGCGGGGGAAAGGACGTTGTGTGTGATGTTCGACTCCAAAGAGCTGGAAGACGTGGACGGCATGCTGACGGTGACGGTGAACGAGGCGAACACCACCCCGGAGGTCGTAGTTAGCGAGACTG AAGACGAGGTGGCTGAGACGACCCTGACGGAAACCACGCCCCTTGAGAAGCCTGCAGAAGCTTAG